One genomic region from Sphingobacterium sp. UGAL515B_05 encodes:
- the metF gene encoding methylenetetrahydrofolate reductase [NAD(P)H], with amino-acid sequence MKIIDHIQNAKGKTLFSFELLPPAKGQGIQSIFKTMDELMEFKPPFIDVTYHREDYIYKEHASGLLERVSYRKRPGTVAICAAIMNKYKVDAVPHLICGGFTKEETENALIDLNFLGIDNVLVLRGDARKGDADFIPTDGGHAFATDLLEQVTDMNKGKYLHEDIITSEKTDFCIGVAGYPEKHFESPNFNTDFKYLKQKVDMGAEFIVTQMFFNVEKYKEFVTKCRDNGIHVPIIPGLKPLTTKKQLVTLPRIFHLDIPEELSDAVSACKTNADVRQVGEEWLVQQCQELIKFGAPVLHFYTMSNPGPTKKIVEKLA; translated from the coding sequence ATGAAGATTATCGATCATATCCAGAATGCCAAAGGAAAAACATTGTTTTCTTTTGAGCTATTGCCACCGGCGAAAGGGCAGGGCATCCAAAGTATTTTTAAAACCATGGATGAACTGATGGAGTTTAAACCTCCTTTTATCGACGTAACCTACCATCGGGAAGATTATATCTATAAAGAGCATGCGAGTGGATTACTGGAACGCGTTTCCTATCGTAAACGTCCTGGGACAGTGGCGATATGTGCTGCAATCATGAATAAATATAAAGTAGATGCGGTGCCCCATTTGATATGTGGTGGTTTTACAAAAGAGGAAACTGAAAATGCATTGATCGATTTGAACTTCCTGGGGATAGATAACGTGTTGGTATTGAGGGGAGATGCACGTAAGGGCGACGCCGATTTTATACCGACCGATGGTGGACATGCTTTTGCAACAGACCTACTTGAACAGGTAACGGATATGAATAAAGGAAAGTATCTGCATGAAGACATTATCACATCGGAAAAGACTGATTTTTGCATCGGAGTAGCGGGCTATCCCGAAAAGCATTTTGAATCGCCAAATTTCAATACTGATTTTAAATATCTGAAACAAAAAGTCGATATGGGAGCAGAGTTTATTGTGACTCAGATGTTCTTTAATGTTGAAAAATACAAGGAGTTTGTAACAAAATGTAGGGACAATGGAATCCATGTGCCTATTATTCCGGGATTAAAACCACTGACAACGAAAAAACAGTTGGTTACACTACCAAGGATATTCCATTTAGATATTCCAGAGGAACTGAGTGATGCTGTTTCAGCATGTAAAACGAATGCCGACGTCAGACAAGTAGGTGAAGAGTGGTTGGTGCAACAATGTCAGGAGCTGATTAAATTTGGCGCTCCGGTTTTACATTTCTATACGATGAGTAATCCTGGTCCAACAAAGAAGATTGTTGAAAAACTAGCCTAA
- a CDS encoding DUF2723 domain-containing protein → MTYTRLNSLLGFACGLIATCVYIATVEKTVSWWDCGEFIACAYKLEVAHQPGAPLFLLIQNIFSNLALGNAGKIAYWMNIGSAICSGLTVTFLFWTITAIAKKILNRQENVQLSNYFQIFAAGLVGAMAFCFSDSFWYSAVESEVYAMSSLCTAIVFWAILKWEVRADEAGSDRWLVFIAFVMGLSIGVHLLNLLAIPAIAMVVYFRRAGQISAKGTIKAFLLGMLILGAVLWGIIQWLVGLAAKVDLLFVNSLGLGFGSGILFLCLLLGSFLIYGLYYSYKKRQYTLHTGLLVFCFILFGYSSYTMVLIRGKANPSLNNNAPDNVFSFLGYLGREQYAREPLFKGPNYDSQVVGVERKTAYRKDESGYIPFNQVDKYTFDKETFFPRIYSQDGAHQAYYRSYLNLKEGQQPQFSDNFKFFFNFQLGDMYTRYFLWNFVGRQNDRQGYGTYSDGNWLSGIKPLDNWRLGGQDKISKSQEHDPSRNTYFFLPLLLGIAGAIWLYRNNKPYTVVLTLLFVFTGIAIVVYLNQTPMQPRERDYAYVGSFYAFAIWIGLGAIAFVRFLNRFVQTRYALATGISFALLGGPIILAHQNWDDHNRSEKSLARDMARNYLESCAPNAILFTYGDHDTFPVWYLQEVEGVRPDVRVVVLSYLTGDWYMQQAKQPTYQAAGLPVTIPAEKTKKGVRDYIPFVDRQLDNAVDIQQLLQFVTSDDPEYKVQLNSGDMENYFPSKKVQLRVDKEEVVKKNAVPAYFQGAIVSAMEWEIPNDHLTRADLTLLSVLENNHWDRPIYFSNMLPSDIKLGLDKYLVNEGFTSRLMPVAATDQSTGKRNVQAGLVNMEALYNNIMHTYQWGNVKNAQYLDTDSFRFTSMYARDIFGKAARMLLANGQVKQAGEVAKKAYDQLPDRVYAMSDAINYADIIDSLYRSGQPQLANRMMDRNLDYVTENMEYLHQLVTDKKNLSFEWNDIQTGLDSVDRYKAILLEAKDTKRLARVERLRQQYQNWYGVE, encoded by the coding sequence ATGACGTACACTAGATTAAATTCTCTACTCGGCTTTGCTTGCGGACTAATTGCTACATGTGTCTATATCGCCACCGTTGAAAAGACGGTAAGCTGGTGGGATTGTGGTGAATTTATTGCCTGTGCCTACAAGCTGGAAGTGGCACACCAGCCGGGAGCACCATTATTTCTTCTTATTCAGAATATATTTTCCAACCTGGCTTTGGGTAATGCAGGTAAAATCGCCTATTGGATGAATATTGGATCCGCAATCTGCAGTGGGCTTACTGTTACATTTTTATTCTGGACGATAACAGCAATAGCCAAAAAGATACTCAACAGGCAAGAGAACGTTCAATTATCGAATTATTTCCAAATTTTTGCTGCGGGTTTAGTTGGTGCAATGGCTTTCTGTTTTAGTGATTCATTCTGGTATTCGGCGGTTGAATCTGAGGTATATGCGATGTCTTCATTGTGTACAGCAATTGTTTTTTGGGCAATTTTAAAGTGGGAAGTCCGTGCAGATGAAGCAGGTAGCGATCGTTGGCTGGTTTTTATTGCTTTTGTTATGGGCCTTTCGATCGGAGTGCACTTATTAAATCTGTTGGCAATTCCGGCTATAGCGATGGTTGTCTATTTCAGGAGAGCAGGACAGATCAGTGCGAAAGGTACAATAAAAGCTTTCTTGTTAGGAATGTTGATCTTGGGAGCCGTATTGTGGGGAATTATTCAATGGTTGGTCGGTTTAGCAGCGAAAGTGGACCTTTTATTTGTAAACTCACTAGGTTTGGGTTTTGGCTCAGGCATCTTGTTTTTGTGTTTGCTGTTGGGGAGCTTTCTCATTTATGGCCTATATTATTCTTATAAAAAGCGGCAATACACACTGCATACCGGGTTGCTGGTCTTTTGTTTTATTCTATTTGGGTATAGTTCCTATACCATGGTTTTGATCCGTGGAAAAGCGAATCCCTCGTTAAACAATAATGCGCCGGACAATGTGTTTTCTTTTTTGGGTTATCTGGGCCGGGAGCAATATGCCCGCGAACCTTTATTCAAAGGACCCAACTATGATTCACAAGTCGTTGGTGTAGAGCGTAAAACCGCTTATCGCAAAGATGAGTCTGGTTATATTCCTTTTAATCAGGTAGATAAGTATACGTTTGATAAGGAAACTTTCTTTCCCCGCATATATAGTCAAGATGGAGCCCATCAGGCTTATTATAGGAGTTACCTCAATTTGAAGGAGGGGCAGCAACCACAGTTCTCGGATAATTTTAAGTTCTTTTTTAATTTTCAATTGGGCGATATGTATACCCGATATTTCTTGTGGAATTTTGTCGGTAGACAGAATGACAGGCAAGGGTATGGAACCTATAGTGACGGCAACTGGTTGTCGGGGATTAAACCATTGGATAATTGGCGTTTGGGAGGGCAAGATAAAATATCCAAATCGCAGGAGCATGACCCGAGCCGGAATACCTATTTTTTCCTTCCATTGCTACTGGGAATAGCCGGTGCAATCTGGTTGTATCGAAACAATAAACCTTATACCGTGGTCTTGACCTTACTGTTTGTGTTTACGGGCATAGCGATCGTTGTTTATCTCAACCAAACTCCTATGCAACCTCGGGAACGAGATTATGCTTACGTAGGATCTTTTTATGCGTTTGCGATCTGGATCGGACTGGGCGCAATAGCATTTGTTCGGTTTCTCAATCGTTTTGTACAAACACGGTATGCGTTGGCCACAGGTATTTCTTTCGCTTTATTGGGCGGTCCCATTATTTTGGCCCATCAAAATTGGGATGATCATAATCGTTCTGAAAAGTCGCTGGCAAGGGATATGGCACGTAATTATTTAGAATCCTGCGCTCCAAATGCTATTCTATTTACCTATGGAGATCATGATACATTTCCTGTATGGTATTTGCAAGAAGTGGAAGGAGTACGTCCGGATGTTCGGGTTGTGGTATTAAGTTATCTGACTGGCGATTGGTATATGCAGCAGGCCAAGCAGCCGACGTATCAAGCGGCAGGTCTTCCCGTGACGATCCCAGCTGAAAAGACGAAAAAAGGCGTTCGTGATTATATCCCTTTTGTGGATAGACAGCTTGACAATGCGGTGGATATACAGCAATTATTACAGTTTGTCACATCGGATGATCCGGAGTATAAAGTTCAGCTGAATTCAGGTGATATGGAAAACTATTTTCCTTCCAAGAAGGTCCAATTGCGCGTTGATAAAGAGGAGGTGGTTAAGAAAAATGCGGTTCCGGCTTATTTTCAGGGTGCTATTGTTTCTGCAATGGAATGGGAAATTCCGAATGATCATCTGACCAGGGCGGATTTAACCCTGTTATCGGTGCTTGAAAATAACCATTGGGACAGACCGATATATTTTTCGAACATGCTGCCAAGTGACATTAAACTGGGCCTGGATAAATACCTGGTCAATGAGGGCTTTACTTCCCGATTGATGCCTGTCGCTGCTACAGATCAGTCGACAGGAAAACGAAATGTGCAGGCCGGGTTAGTTAACATGGAAGCATTATATAACAATATTATGCATACGTATCAGTGGGGCAATGTTAAAAATGCACAGTATTTAGATACCGATTCGTTTCGCTTTACAAGTATGTACGCCCGTGATATATTTGGAAAAGCCGCCCGGATGCTCTTGGCCAATGGTCAGGTCAAACAAGCTGGGGAAGTAGCAAAAAAAGCATACGATCAATTACCCGATCGTGTATATGCGATGTCGGATGCCATCAATTATGCCGATATTATCGACAGTCTATATCGTTCGGGACAACCTCAGTTAGCCAACAGGATGATGGACCGAAACCTTGATTATGTGACTGAAAATATGGAGTATCTACATCAGTTGGTGACGGATAAGAAAAACCTGAGCTTCGAGTGGAATGATATTCAGACCGGTTTGGATTCTGTAGACCGGTACAAGGCTATTTTATTGGAAGCAAAAGATACCAAGCGATTGGCACGTGTTGAGCGCTTGAGACAGCAATATCAAAATTGGTACGGAGTAGAATAA
- a CDS encoding OmpW/AlkL family protein: protein MKKLLLIALTLTLGALSLQAQTIPNQRWQMRLRGVTVMPNESANINTIGGDVDINTKFIPELDFTYFFTKNIAAELILGTTKHKVNTTGSNLTAIGGSSSSNVDLGSVWLLPPTLTAQYHFFPDGAIKPYVGAGINYTIFYSANAGQTVKNVKYDNAFGFATQLGIDFKLSEKYFVNLDAKYILLKTDVNVDASNLAPNLSIPAKVDINPFLLGFGVGMKF, encoded by the coding sequence ATGAAAAAGCTACTTTTAATTGCACTAACACTCACCCTAGGTGCACTAAGTTTACAGGCACAAACAATCCCTAATCAACGCTGGCAAATGAGACTCAGAGGTGTGACAGTCATGCCAAACGAATCGGCCAATATTAATACCATAGGCGGAGACGTCGACATCAATACGAAATTTATCCCCGAACTGGACTTCACCTATTTCTTCACAAAAAACATTGCGGCGGAATTGATCCTTGGGACTACAAAACATAAAGTCAATACAACAGGTTCAAATTTAACTGCCATTGGTGGTAGTTCATCCAGCAATGTCGATCTTGGCAGTGTATGGCTCCTTCCACCCACACTGACAGCTCAGTATCATTTCTTCCCCGATGGTGCCATTAAACCTTATGTAGGTGCGGGAATAAATTATACCATATTCTATAGCGCCAACGCGGGACAAACGGTAAAAAATGTAAAATACGATAATGCTTTCGGTTTTGCGACTCAGCTGGGAATTGATTTTAAGCTATCTGAAAAATATTTCGTGAATTTGGATGCGAAGTATATTCTTTTAAAAACAGATGTCAATGTTGATGCATCAAACCTCGCTCCCAACTTATCCATACCGGCAAAAGTTGACATCAATCCCTTCCTGCTCGGCTTTGGAGTCGGCATGAAATTCTAA